From the genome of bacterium:
ATTGATGAAAATGCATCACTGGTAGCAAAGTTTGCTGCTCAGGAACTGCAGTATTATATAGAAAAGATAAGTGGAGCGAAATTAGCGATAGTAGAGACTATTGATGAAGAAAAAGCCAACCTTATTATTGGAGATCATGCGGTACTTGAGAGATTGAATGTTGATACTAAAAGTTTGAAGTATGAGGAATTTATCATTCGCAGGTTCGGGAATAAAATAGTCTTCTATGGATATGATATGCTTTCTAAGAGCAGAATAAATGTCCGTAGCACTCAAAGTGTAGGTAGCCTCTATGCGGTTTATGATTTTTTGGAGCGTGAATTAGGTGTCCATTGGTATTATGCCGGAGAGTTCGGAGAGGTAGTTCCAAGAGCCAAAGATATATCAGTCAAAGGAGAGGATATACAGGATAGTCCCAAGTATGGCAATAGATTTCTCAATCCTTATTATACGGATGACGCCAGTGATGAGGATATGAATCAGTGGTATTTGAGAATAAGAATGTCTTTTGGCAAAGGCGTAGCAATAGCAAATCATTCACATCATAAATGGGGAGAATGGTACGGCAAGAGCCACCCAGAATATTTTGCTTTACAGCCAGACGGCACAAGAAAAACAACTGAAGAGCACTATCCCCACCTATGTTACTCATGTCCCGGAGTCTTAAAGCAGGAGATGGAAAACATTCAATCTGCTATCAATGGGAAACTTACATATATAAGACAGCCTACGGCCAAATACATATTCGTTATGCCTAACGATAATTCCCCGATGTATCTATGCCAGTGTCCTGAATGCAAGAAGCAATATACTCCGGAAAGAGGTGGGAATGGCATTACGTCGGACTATGTGTGGAATTATGTATCAAAAGTTGCTGAGGAGTGTAAAAAATTGTATCCTGACAGAAAGGTTTTGTGCTGTGCCTATGAAGGTTATACATTGCCACCGGCTAAAAAACTTGCGGATAATGTTCAGGTTACTCTTTGTATCAGGAATGATCCTTATGTATATCAATTTAATTCCGAAAAGGCCTGGGAAAAATTCGAAAAAGACTTGAAATCTTGGAGGGAAAAGGCAAAACAATTTTCCATATGGCATTATCCTCTGGAGCTTCCTTATAGCTGCAAAGGTATCTACGCTGTAGCCCCACACATTATACAAAAAATTAACAAAAGAGGTTATGAGTACGGTGCAAGAGATGCTTTCTTTCAGATGATTGATAGAAATATGAGCAATAGGGCGAAAAGAGATGGAAAATGGAGCTGGGCTAATCCCGCATTCCAGCATTTAGAGGCGCTTTTCATCGTGAGAACCCTGTGGAATCCTGATATGGATATAGATAAATTTCTTCAGGACTATTACTATGGCTTTTATGGTCCTGCAGGGAAATCAATGGAAAATTTTTTTACTCTTATGATTACTAGCTGGGAGAATTGTCCTCACTATATTCAGAAAACGTACGATATCTATAAATATGTTTATACAGATAATGTTATGAGATCTTTGATTGGACATCTAAGTGATGCGAGTAAAGATGCAAAAAGTGGTATCTATTCAAAACGTGTTGAATGGATAAGAAATGGTTTTGAAGGGATAAAGACAACTTGGGAAAAACGGGCAGCCATGAAAGAAAAATATAAGTAATGGCGGCACCAGCAAAGCATTGGGATATCGAATAAAAAAGAATGTGAAGAATGGGGATAAGGTTAAAAAGAAAAAATAGCGATAGGAAGAAGGTTGTAGAGAGAAAGTTAAAAAATTAACTTTTTAAGCTAAATTTCAAAGAACGTTAGATTCGAATAGAGAATGTATCAATGAGAACTATAAAAATTGAGCTAGTAATTTTAATAGCAACAGGAATAATTTGTTGGCTAGGAACATCAACAATTCAAGCAGAAGAGACTAAGAAAGATACTGGAATTAAACTACTGGGTGCTTTTGAAAGTAGAGAAGAGATACAAGAAGAGTGGAGTGAGCAGCCAACTAAATGGTATATAATACCACGTCTCAAATGGGAGCTTTCTAATCTTCATGCTACTCAAGGAACAGACTCCTTAAAGGTTTCATTTCTAAAACAAAAGCATGATTTTAGTTCGTTTTATAGATACCTTACTGGAGAAAATAGAGATTGGAGTAAATATAAGTCATTAAATTTCGATATCTATAATGAAAAGAATAAAGGAGTTAAGTTGTATATTAATATTAAGGGAATATCCACAGAAAATCCTAAGGAGAAAAAACAATATTTGGGGTACTTAAAATTGAAAGCAAATGCGATGAATCACTTGGAAATTCCAACTTCTAAATTGACAAAAAGTGGAATTAACCTGTATGAAGTGTTCTATATTTGTTTTTCTTACACTTTTTCGACAAATAGTCCTGATCCTGATTGCACACTTTTTTTCGATAATATTAGACTTATTGCTAAAAATACAAAAGAAGCACCATCCGAGCTTGTTTTACTGCCCAATAAGAATAATGAAAATAATAAGATTATAATACGTGGGAAAGTAAATAGTATAAGCAATTTTCAAATTGTGACAAGAGAGAATCCATCAAAAGCTGTGTTTTTTGCCGCGCAAGAATTGCAGCGGTACATACAAAAAGTTACAAAAGTTAAACCAAATATTATCGAAGGTGCCTCTAATGGAGGAAAAAGCATTTTTATCGGACATAATCTCACCTTACCTAAGAAGAAAGAGTTTGATCCGCTAAACTATAAGGAAGAAAAATTTCTCATCACAGAATGGAATGGTAATATTGTTATTATGGGAGGAGAGTCAGATATTGAGCCAATTAGTTCGCAGATTGGCAATTTTGGAGTTCTTTACGGCACATATGAGT
Proteins encoded in this window:
- a CDS encoding DUF4838 domain-containing protein, which encodes MDKKKFFMKLGKSQLLGGVLSIFIVFTLLTNLNSETTDLILVKDSKPSAQIVIDENASLVAKFAAQELQYYIEKISGAKLAIVETIDEEKANLIIGDHAVLERLNVDTKSLKYEEFIIRRFGNKIVFYGYDMLSKSRINVRSTQSVGSLYAVYDFLERELGVHWYYAGEFGEVVPRAKDISVKGEDIQDSPKYGNRFLNPYYTDDASDEDMNQWYLRIRMSFGKGVAIANHSHHKWGEWYGKSHPEYFALQPDGTRKTTEEHYPHLCYSCPGVLKQEMENIQSAINGKLTYIRQPTAKYIFVMPNDNSPMYLCQCPECKKQYTPERGGNGITSDYVWNYVSKVAEECKKLYPDRKVLCCAYEGYTLPPAKKLADNVQVTLCIRNDPYVYQFNSEKAWEKFEKDLKSWREKAKQFSIWHYPLELPYSCKGIYAVAPHIIQKINKRGYEYGARDAFFQMIDRNMSNRAKRDGKWSWANPAFQHLEALFIVRTLWNPDMDIDKFLQDYYYGFYGPAGKSMENFFTLMITSWENCPHYIQKTYDIYKYVYTDNVMRSLIGHLSDASKDAKSGIYSKRVEWIRNGFEGIKTTWEKRAAMKEKYK